From the Xiphophorus maculatus strain JP 163 A chromosome 20, X_maculatus-5.0-male, whole genome shotgun sequence genome, one window contains:
- the LOC102221560 gene encoding bcl-2-like protein 1, with amino-acid sequence MAYSNRELVEFYISYKLSQRNYSSSLLRSEVAGGRTNWEGDSRVPSNGRLVNSRAGPPGKPRGPMAGVEVVKSVLKDAAEEFERLYTQSFKHLSLQLDITPDTAYHSFKTVLDELFKGGVNWGRVVAMFTFGGILCVDCVQKNMSELVSRIAEWMTTYLDEQLSPWIQSQGGWDRFANLYGQDAAAEGRRFRETLNKWLLVGVALLTGALLVVFVAKKR; translated from the exons ATGGCCTACAGCAACAGAGAACTGGTGGAGTTCTACATAAGCTACAAATTGTCTCAGAGAAACTATTCAAGCTCTCTGCTGAGGTCCGAGGTTGCCGGGGGCAGGACCAATTGGGAAGGGGACAGCCGGGTCCCTAGCAATGGCCGGCTGGTCAACAGCCGGGCCGGGCCCCCGGGGAAGCCCAGGGGCCCAATGGCCGGTGTTGAGGTCGTCAAATCAGTTCTGAAGGACGCGGCGGAGGAGTTTGAGCGCCTCTACACCCAAAGCTTTAAACACCTCTCCTTGCAGCTGGACATCACCCCCGACACGGCCTACCACAGCTTCAAGACCGTGCTGGACGAGTTGTTCAAGGGCGGGGTCAACTGGGGGCGGGTGGTGGCCATGTTTACCTTCGGGGGGATTCTGTGTGTGGACTGCGTCCAGAAGAATATGAGTGAGCTGGTCTCCCGCATTGCCGAATGGATGACCACTTACCTGGATGAGCAGCTCAGTCCCTGGATCCAGAGCCAGGGAGGATGG GACCGCTTTGCTAACCTGTACGGCCAGGACGCCGCTGCAGAGGGCCGGAGGTTTCGGGAGACCTTGAACAAATGGCTGCTAGTTGGTGTGGCTCTGCTGACCGGAGCTCTGCTCGTCGTGTTCGTCGCTAAGAAACGATGA
- the LOC102221820 gene encoding activity-dependent neuroprotector homeobox protein-like, translating to MYQLPVNNLTRIRKARKQVKKNLEDIGLELCKEVAEEFKEFCPDEQTVKETAGYDICTWDPSHSKTQGYRSKQFCCTECRFSSKYYSGYKNHFRNVHRKTLESQLLLNCPYCAFSANRRTLETHVKIFHITNSFQLNYGNPRASVLGNSAVQGNRLEKPMYFCKKCKFRDALYNVVRRHIYREHFQHIVSPYHGRVTGSVKNGACSLSGNNIFCKQCPFSTRSYEALVQHVIEYHERIGSQVTTMIGHANVMMSKPQPTMNEKAALIINRGKAPRPEPTTQPVIGYLKPTVKSPLSVPVNPKQVKVNANGAVAENNQTGVNTAQTQKWKICTVCNELFPENLYSAHFECAHKAKKVWALAKYIMKIHNFTSKCLLCNRYLPSSTLLNHMLIHGLTCPQCHSAFHSIEKIMEHTAKTHPDEFVGPSGASPLTFDLTIKQTKPTNIQLAVLTFNMKESPNGQDQSPPPLQYVQLPGKLQPVRIVEKQNEPRNVASLIQNSDVGKTVCPLCFSILKGPISDALSMHLRQRHQVIQTMHPVENKMTYKCIHCLGVYTSNMVASTITLHLVQCRAVGRSQSSQGFKSALTLNSAGAGILKRQLPTQSPSSPKKIKMSKKTDPFRGSTAPFDGLVLDPSGCEHKTHEARKEFLTAYFNRRPYPTSQEVEKLAASLWLWKSEVASHFALKRKLCLKACETKKVLVQVGLDMNAVRKLKHYLIFDKGRLVGTTSGRSTGLKSHVPHSKPKRRPHTPNHTVEQSGLHIEIISIDSDNEEETEDPVQIEEVDTNPGDNADYKCLENLTEERERVEVTDRSEEKSSSPDGKEDDLIQDVSVLSENEKVEPNQKDEVLSENEKVGIEVKVLPENDTSDVQQEGEVLENEKADPKQEEEVFTGNEKAEQNQEEVLENEKVESKSPQNLTKEGNHEGMDEPSMETSSIDDGKENADMPSC from the exons G GAGTTTAAGGAGTTTTGCCCAGATGAACAAACTGTAAAGGAGACTGCAGGCTATGACATCTGCACATGGGATCCGTCTCACTCTAAAACACAG gggtaCCGATCGAAGCAGTTTTGCTGTACAGAGTGCCGATTTTCTTCCAAATACTACTCTGGCTACAAAAATCACTTCCGCAATGTGCACCGGAAAACATTGGAGAGTCAACTTCTGCTCAACTGTCCCTACTGTGCTTTCAGTGCAAACAGGAGGACCCTGGAGACGCATGTCAAAATATTCCACATAACCAACTCATTCCAGCTGAACTATGGCAACCCACGTGCTTCCGTTTTGGGTAACAGCGCCGTACAGGGAAACAGACTGGAGAAACCAATGTACTTCTGCAAGAAGTGCAAATTCCGAGACGCACTCTACAATGTTGTCAGGAGGCATATTTATAGAGAACATTTCCAGCATATTGTTTCACCGTATCATGGCAGGGTCACTGGATCTGTTAAAAACGGTGCGTGTTCCCTCAGCGGCaacaacattttctgcaaacagTGTCCGTTTTCCACACGGAGCTACGAGGCTTTGGTGCAGCATGTTATCGAGTACCACGAACGCATCGGTTCCCAAGTTACAACCATGATTGGACATGCTAATGTCATGATGTCAAAGCCTCAACCTACCATGAACGAGAAAGCTGCTCTGATTATTAACAGGGGAAAAGCTCCTAGACCTGAGCCAACAACGCAACCGGTAATTGGATACCTGAAGCCCACTGTTAAGAGTCCGCTCAGTGTCCCGGTCAATCCGAAGCAGGTCAAGGTTAATGCCAATGGTGCTGTGgctgaaaataatcaaactggTGTAAACACGGCCCAAACACAGAAGTGGAAGATATGCACCGTTTGCAATGAGCTCTTTCCTGAAAACCTGTACAGTGCTCATTTCGAGTGTGCTCACAAGGCTAAAAAGGTCTGGGCACTGGCCAAGTACATCATGAAAATCCACAACTTCACCAGCAAGTGTTTGCTTTGCAACCGCTATCTTCCCAGCAGCACATTATTGAACCACATGCTGATTCATGGCTTAACCTGTCCACAGTGCCACTCTGCTTTCCACAGTATTGAGAAAATCATGGAGCACACAGCCAAGACCCACCCAGATGAGTTTGTTGGACCCTCTGGTGCATCCCCTCTAACCTTTGATCTGACtattaaacaaaccaaacccaCTAACATTCAGCTCGCTGTCCTCACTTTCAACATGAAGGAGTCGCCCAATGGTCAAGATCAATCTCCACCGCCGCTGCAGTACGTTCAGCTGCCTGGAAAATTACAGCCGGTTAGAATTGTGGAAAAGCAAAACGAACCAAGAAATGTAGCTTCACTTATCCAGAACAGTGACGTTGGAAAGACTGTTTGTCCGCTGTGCTTCTCCATCCTCAAAGGCCCCATTTCTGACGCCTTGTCCATGCACCTGAGACAACGACATCAAGTGATCCAAACCATGCATCCTGTCGAAAATAAGATGACATACAAGTGCATTCATTGTTTAGGGGTGTACACTAGTAACATGGTAGCTTCCACAATTACGCTGCACCTTGTGCAGTGCAGAGCCGTTGGTAGGAGTCAGTCGAGTCAGGGCTTCAAATCCGCCTTGACTCTCAACTCGGCAGGTGCCGGTATTCTCAAGAGACAGTTGCCAACACAATCTCCTTCAAGTCccaagaaaatcaaaatgagcaaaaaaacaGATCCCTTCCGCGGAAGCACGGCTCCATTTGACGGCCTGGTTCTGGATCCGTCGGGTTGCGAGCACAAGACTCACGAGGCCAGGAAAGAGTTCTTGACAGCATACTTCAATCGACGGCCATACCCAACTTCTCAAGAAGTGGAGAAGCTGGCCGCGAGTCTGTGGCTGTGGAAATCTGAAGTTGCTAGTCACTTTGCGTTGAAGCGAAAGCTGTGTTTAAAGGCTTGTGAAACCAAGAAGGTTTTGGTCCAAGTTGGCCTTGACATGAACGCTGTGCGCAAGCTGAAACATTACCTGATCTTTGATAAGGGGAGGTTGGTCGGCACCACCTCTGGTAGGTCTACAGGCTTAAAGTCACATGTGCCACACTCAAAACCAAAACGACGTCCACACACACCCAACCACACAGTGGAACAGAGTGGTTTGCACATAGAAATCATTTCAATAGACTCAGACAACGAAGAAGAAACAGAGGATCCTGTCCAGATTGAAGAAGTTGACACAAACCCTGGAGACAATGCAGACTACAAGTGCCTGGAGAACCTGACAGAAGAGAGAGAACGTGTGGAAGTGACTGATCGTTCAGAAGAAAAGAGCAGTAGCCCAGATGGCAAAGAAGATGACCTGATCCAAGACGTGTCTGTcttatctgaaaatgaaaaagttgaGCCAAACCAAAAAGACGAAGTCTTGTCAGAGAATGAAAAGGTTGGTATAGAAGTAAAGGTTTTGCCAGAGAACGACACGTCTGATGTACAACAAGAAGGGGAGGTCTTGGAGAATGAAAAAGCTGACCCCAAACAAGAAGAAGAGGTCTTTACAGGGAATGAAAAGGCTGAGCAAAACCAAGAAGAGGTCTTGGAGAATGAAAAGGTGGAGTCCAAGTCCCCACAGAACCTGACAAAAGAGGGAAACCATGAGGGCATGGATGAGCCTTCCATGGAAACCAGCTCTATTGACGATGGGAAAGAAAATGCTGACATGCCCTCATGTTAG